In Ruminiclostridium papyrosolvens DSM 2782, the following proteins share a genomic window:
- a CDS encoding methionine ABC transporter permease, protein MWDSSTWMMIGKGLLETVYMTLLSTLAAYVIGLPLGVLLVTSENNGILPKPKLNKILNVIVNLLRSIPFLILLIAVMPVTRALIGTTIGSTATVVPLVIAAAPFIARLVESSLQEVDKGVIEAAVSMGCSPFQIIRKVMLPESVPSLITGAAIATTTILGYSAMAGIVGGGGLGDIAIRYGLYRYQNDMMFVTVALLVIVVQIAQELGTGIARKRDKRKQS, encoded by the coding sequence ATGTGGGATAGTTCAACCTGGATGATGATAGGCAAAGGTCTTCTTGAAACAGTTTATATGACATTGTTATCTACACTTGCAGCATATGTGATAGGCCTTCCGTTAGGAGTACTGCTTGTTACAAGCGAAAACAACGGAATTCTCCCTAAGCCCAAGTTAAACAAGATTCTCAACGTAATAGTAAACCTGCTTCGTTCGATTCCTTTTCTTATACTATTAATTGCTGTAATGCCAGTTACCAGAGCATTAATCGGAACAACCATCGGGTCAACTGCTACCGTGGTACCTCTTGTAATAGCGGCAGCACCCTTTATTGCAAGACTTGTAGAATCCTCGCTTCAGGAGGTTGACAAGGGTGTTATAGAGGCAGCTGTTTCAATGGGGTGCAGCCCCTTTCAGATAATCCGTAAGGTAATGCTGCCTGAATCTGTACCATCCCTTATTACAGGGGCTGCAATAGCAACCACAACAATACTCGGCTACTCCGCAATGGCAGGAATAGTAGGCGGAGGAGGACTTGGTGACATTGCAATACGCTATGGCCTTTACAGGTATCAGAATGACATGATGTTTGTCACTGTTGCATTACTTGTTATTGTTGTACAGATAGCGCAGGAATTGGGAACAGGAATAGCCAGAAAACGTGATAAGAGAAAACAAAGTTAA
- the istB gene encoding IS21-like element helper ATPase IstB yields the protein MAVNKMLLEAYFKKLKMPQAAKIYESLAREAADNNLDYEGYLLGVLEQEVHQRENNRIQRGIRQACFPVIKTLESFDFKVIPSLRKPKILKLMQGEYIGNRENIILVGSSGVGKTHIATALGYEACRQGMRVKFYTAAGLINELLAAQQEYRLNKLEKQWLGPHLVILDELGYVPFSKVGAELLFQFCSSRYERGSLIITTNLEFPKWTEVLGDEQMTAALLDRITHNAHILNINGDSYRFKQALAKQTENV from the coding sequence ATGGCCGTTAACAAAATGCTTCTAGAAGCATATTTTAAAAAACTAAAAATGCCTCAGGCTGCCAAGATCTACGAGTCTTTAGCGAGAGAAGCCGCAGATAACAATCTTGATTATGAGGGTTACTTGTTAGGAGTATTGGAACAGGAAGTTCACCAGAGAGAAAACAACCGTATTCAAAGAGGCATACGTCAGGCATGCTTTCCAGTAATTAAAACACTTGAAAGTTTTGATTTTAAAGTAATCCCGTCCCTACGCAAGCCCAAAATATTGAAGTTAATGCAGGGGGAGTATATTGGGAACAGGGAAAACATAATACTTGTAGGTAGCTCTGGTGTAGGTAAAACACATATTGCAACGGCTCTAGGTTATGAAGCCTGCCGTCAGGGTATGAGAGTAAAATTCTATACGGCAGCAGGATTGATAAACGAATTACTTGCAGCACAACAGGAATATCGTTTAAACAAGCTTGAAAAACAGTGGTTGGGGCCACATTTAGTTATTCTGGATGAATTGGGATATGTACCATTCAGTAAGGTAGGTGCGGAATTGCTGTTTCAGTTTTGTTCTTCCCGATATGAAAGAGGTAGTCTAATCATAACTACAAATTTGGAATTTCCAAAATGGACGGAGGTGTTGGGAGATGAACAAATGACTGCGGCTTTATTGGATCGGATAACCCATAATGCCCATATATTAAATATTAATGGTGACAGTTATCGGTTTAAACAGGCCCTTGCCAAACAGACTGAGAATGTTTAA
- the istA gene encoding IS21 family transposase, with protein MIKMAQLEDIRKMYFMEDLSIREISRRTGIHRDTISKYLSLEETKPPKYKLTKERNHPVLGPYIPMIRQIIEDDKQRHRKQRHTGTKIFGILRQEGFSGGYNTVSDFLRQEYRKQKEAFLPLEFELGTYAEVDWTEAYFYLNGKETKAHIFVMKLRGSGGFYVRAYPFEKQEAFFDGHIKCFEFMKGVPYKIAYDNLKTAVKKVLQGSNREEQEQFISLRTHYLYESTFCRPARGNEKGGVENAGKEVVRRFFVPYPDVNSFEELNHYLHNECIKLLEKNSKWEAEKSALRPLPTVRFDGARYKEAKVNRYSMIQFETNRYSVPTSYVGEKVTVRATAEEIKIISKGSTIAEHFRIHGRNKDSIILDHYLELLLFKSRALGNTKVYNPQTLPPIYEQYRRCLLARNPRGNREFVKILMLHRDYHPSQVTEAIEIAMEYNVYGYDGVLNILGQTLVLSHKADPINKDKLQSIPEVIVTPPNLDKYSILMTGGDH; from the coding sequence ATGATTAAGATGGCACAATTAGAAGATATCAGAAAAATGTACTTTATGGAAGACCTAAGTATCAGAGAAATAAGCCGCAGAACCGGAATTCACAGGGATACAATTTCAAAGTATTTATCTCTGGAGGAGACAAAACCTCCTAAATATAAGCTAACCAAAGAACGCAACCATCCTGTTTTAGGACCATATATACCAATGATTCGGCAAATTATCGAAGATGATAAGCAAAGGCATCGTAAACAACGGCATACCGGAACAAAAATATTTGGAATTTTAAGGCAAGAAGGCTTTAGCGGTGGTTACAACACTGTTTCTGACTTTCTCAGGCAGGAATACAGAAAACAAAAAGAAGCATTTCTTCCGTTGGAATTTGAGCTCGGAACTTATGCGGAAGTAGATTGGACAGAGGCATATTTCTATCTGAACGGTAAGGAAACAAAGGCTCATATTTTTGTTATGAAATTGAGAGGCTCTGGAGGCTTCTATGTAAGGGCATATCCCTTTGAGAAGCAGGAGGCATTCTTTGACGGACATATTAAATGTTTTGAGTTTATGAAGGGTGTACCCTACAAGATAGCCTATGACAATTTAAAAACAGCAGTTAAGAAGGTACTTCAGGGCAGTAATCGGGAAGAACAGGAGCAATTCATATCTCTTCGCACTCATTACCTTTATGAATCTACATTCTGCAGACCTGCTAGGGGTAATGAAAAAGGCGGAGTAGAAAATGCAGGTAAAGAAGTAGTCAGAAGATTCTTTGTACCTTATCCGGATGTAAATTCCTTTGAGGAATTAAATCATTACTTACATAATGAATGTATTAAGCTATTAGAGAAAAACTCAAAATGGGAAGCTGAAAAATCCGCATTAAGGCCATTGCCCACAGTAAGGTTTGATGGAGCAAGGTATAAAGAGGCTAAAGTTAACCGATATTCAATGATACAATTTGAAACCAACCGCTACTCCGTCCCTACTTCATATGTTGGAGAAAAGGTGACAGTTAGGGCAACTGCTGAAGAGATTAAAATTATCTCAAAAGGCTCTACAATCGCAGAACATTTCAGAATACATGGCCGCAATAAGGATAGTATCATACTGGATCACTATCTGGAACTTTTGCTTTTCAAATCTCGAGCATTAGGAAATACAAAAGTATACAACCCTCAGACACTTCCCCCTATCTATGAACAATATCGCCGCTGCCTGTTAGCAAGGAATCCCAGAGGTAACCGGGAATTTGTAAAAATACTTATGCTCCATAGAGATTACCATCCTTCACAGGTAACTGAAGCTATTGAAATAGCAATGGAATACAATGTTTACGGATATGACGGGGTACTTAACATACTGGGGCAGACATTGGTTTTAAGCCATAAAGCAGATCCCATTAACAAGGACAAGCTTCAGAGCATTCCGGAAGTTATTGTAACACCTCCTAATCTTGATAAATATAGCATACTGATGACAGGGGGTGATCATTAA
- a CDS encoding RrF2 family transcriptional regulator — MRISSKGRYGIASMICVAQLGRNGDFVTVISISEKLGISKIYLEQVFSLLKRSKLVSSIKGSQGGYQLTKSPEKITAYDILQAVEISLFEVTERSVSRQAEGIEKSITSLVWSKMDKSISEVLKNVTLTDLVDEAERNPEDDSFMFYI; from the coding sequence ATGCGAATTTCGTCAAAGGGCAGATACGGGATAGCATCTATGATATGTGTTGCTCAATTGGGCAGAAACGGTGATTTTGTTACTGTGATAAGTATTTCAGAAAAACTTGGAATATCAAAAATTTACCTTGAACAGGTTTTCTCACTTTTGAAAAGGTCAAAGCTTGTTTCTTCCATCAAGGGGTCTCAGGGGGGATACCAACTGACTAAATCACCAGAAAAAATTACTGCTTATGATATTTTGCAAGCAGTTGAAATAAGTTTGTTTGAAGTAACAGAGCGTTCCGTTTCCCGGCAGGCAGAAGGAATTGAGAAATCAATAACTTCCTTGGTCTGGAGCAAGATGGACAAATCAATTTCCGAAGTTCTGAAGAACGTTACTCTCACCGACCTTGTTGATGAAGCTGAAAGAAACCCGGAAGATGATTCCTTTATGTTTTATATATAG
- a CDS encoding MetQ/NlpA family ABC transporter substrate-binding protein, translated as MKKKLLALLLTTVFAVSGILSGCGSQSKKLVVGASPSPHAEILKEVQSALKDKGYELEIKEFTDYVQPNLALQDKTLDANYFQHKPYMDNFNVENNTQLVSAAGIHYEPLGIYPGKVKSLDAIADGATIAVPNDTTNEARALLLLETAGLIKVNPTAGFKATVKDITQNPKNIKIKELEAAQLARTLPDVDVAVINGNFALQAGFNVEKDALAKEEANSVAAKTYINILAIRKGDENREDIKALVDALKSEKVKKFIEEKYKGAVVPLF; from the coding sequence ATGAAGAAAAAATTACTTGCATTATTACTAACAACGGTATTTGCAGTCTCAGGCATATTATCAGGCTGCGGTTCACAATCTAAGAAGCTTGTTGTTGGAGCATCACCTTCACCTCATGCAGAGATACTCAAAGAGGTTCAGAGCGCACTAAAAGACAAAGGATATGAGCTTGAAATAAAAGAATTTACGGACTATGTTCAGCCAAATCTTGCATTACAAGACAAAACACTGGATGCAAACTATTTCCAGCATAAGCCGTACATGGATAATTTCAATGTTGAAAACAATACACAATTAGTATCTGCAGCGGGAATCCATTACGAGCCATTAGGAATATATCCCGGGAAGGTAAAGTCACTTGATGCTATTGCTGATGGGGCAACTATTGCCGTTCCAAACGACACTACAAATGAAGCAAGAGCTCTTTTACTTCTGGAAACTGCCGGACTTATAAAAGTAAATCCTACTGCCGGATTCAAGGCAACAGTAAAGGATATAACACAAAACCCAAAGAATATTAAAATCAAAGAACTTGAAGCCGCTCAGTTGGCAAGAACTCTGCCTGATGTGGATGTGGCAGTTATAAACGGAAACTTTGCCTTGCAGGCGGGCTTCAATGTTGAAAAGGACGCTCTTGCAAAAGAAGAAGCCAATTCAGTAGCTGCAAAGACATATATCAATATTCTTGCCATTCGTAAGGGTGACGAGAACAGAGAGGATATAAAAGCTTTGGTGGACGCTCTTAAAAGCGAAAAGGTCAAGAAGTTTATAGAAGAAAAGTACAAGGGAGCAGTTGTTCCACTATTCTAA
- a CDS encoding ABC transporter permease translates to MFKHKQATILSKERFEYLKAKKRRKVSVLVTQLVILVVFFAQWELLARLNIVDSFITSQPSRIVNTIINLYREGQLFHHIGITCWETFVGFVAGTVLGTLIAVVLWWSEFLSKVLEPYLVILNSLPKIALGPIFIVWFGAGTTSIIIIALAISIVVSILEVLNGFTATDEEQIKLVKTFGASKFQVFTKVVFPANLPVIINSLKINVGLSWVGVIVGEFLVSKSGLGYLIVYGGQVFKLDLVMASVIILCIAAGIMYQAVVLLQKLLIKKHI, encoded by the coding sequence ATGTTTAAGCATAAACAAGCAACAATTTTGTCTAAAGAAAGGTTTGAGTATCTTAAAGCAAAAAAGCGACGGAAAGTATCAGTACTTGTAACACAACTAGTTATTCTTGTGGTTTTTTTTGCACAGTGGGAGCTTCTTGCAAGGCTGAATATTGTAGACTCCTTTATTACAAGTCAGCCTTCCCGTATTGTTAATACCATAATCAATCTTTACCGAGAAGGACAATTGTTTCATCACATTGGCATTACATGCTGGGAAACCTTTGTAGGCTTTGTAGCCGGTACAGTGTTGGGTACCTTGATAGCCGTTGTACTTTGGTGGTCGGAGTTTTTGTCAAAGGTTCTGGAGCCCTACCTAGTTATACTAAACAGTCTTCCTAAAATAGCTCTTGGACCTATTTTTATCGTTTGGTTCGGAGCAGGGACTACTTCCATTATTATTATTGCCCTTGCCATATCTATTGTTGTGTCTATTCTGGAAGTTCTCAACGGCTTCACGGCAACCGACGAAGAGCAGATAAAGCTGGTTAAAACCTTCGGTGCCAGCAAATTTCAGGTTTTTACCAAAGTGGTTTTTCCTGCGAATCTTCCGGTAATAATTAACTCATTAAAAATAAATGTGGGGCTTTCATGGGTAGGAGTAATTGTTGGTGAATTTCTTGTATCCAAATCAGGACTTGGCTATCTCATAGTATATGGTGGGCAGGTCTTCAAGCTTGATTTAGTTATGGCAAGCGTTATTATACTATGTATTGCCGCAGGTATCATGTATCAGGCAGTTGTTCTGCTTCAAAAGCTTCTTATAAAAAAGCATATCTGA
- the larE gene encoding ATP-dependent sacrificial sulfur transferase LarE, whose amino-acid sequence MSVFDKLDFLKNNIKSLGSAAVAFSGGVDSSFLLKVAYDVLGKDVVAVTAHSSTYPEREMNEAKEFTASFGIRHRIIDSEELDVEGFSDNPVNRCYLCKNELYDKIQTVAKEENVKHILEGSNHDDLGDYRPGLQAVSEHGVLSPLKDALLTKDEIRFLSKEMGLKSWDKPAFACLSSRFPYGEKITQQRLRMIDRAEQLLMDLGFKQVRVRFHGDIARIEVGQEQFLKFIDSEIREKVYSEFKKIGFMYTALDLKGYRTGSMNEGLNIK is encoded by the coding sequence ATGAGCGTATTTGACAAACTTGATTTTCTTAAAAATAATATAAAATCATTAGGAAGTGCTGCAGTAGCTTTTTCCGGCGGGGTTGACTCTTCCTTTTTATTGAAAGTAGCATATGATGTACTTGGAAAAGACGTTGTAGCAGTGACAGCACATTCTTCCACATACCCTGAGAGAGAGATGAATGAAGCAAAGGAATTTACTGCAAGCTTTGGTATAAGACATAGGATAATTGATTCTGAAGAACTGGATGTTGAAGGATTTTCAGATAATCCTGTTAACCGCTGTTATTTATGTAAAAATGAGTTATATGATAAAATTCAGACGGTTGCAAAAGAGGAAAACGTAAAGCATATTTTAGAAGGCTCCAACCATGACGACCTTGGAGACTACAGACCCGGACTGCAGGCTGTAAGCGAGCACGGTGTACTTAGCCCACTGAAAGATGCTCTTCTTACAAAAGACGAAATACGTTTTCTGTCAAAGGAAATGGGTCTTAAAAGCTGGGATAAACCCGCATTTGCGTGTCTTTCCTCCAGATTTCCGTACGGAGAAAAAATTACCCAGCAAAGGCTTAGAATGATAGACAGGGCTGAACAACTGCTTATGGATTTGGGCTTTAAACAGGTGAGAGTAAGGTTTCACGGTGATATAGCAAGAATCGAAGTGGGACAGGAACAGTTCCTGAAATTTATTGACAGCGAAATAAGAGAAAAAGTTTATTCTGAATTTAAAAAGATTGGATTTATGTATACTGCTTTGGATTTAAAGGGTTACAGAACAGGCAGTATGAATGAAGGCCTAAATATAAAATAA
- a CDS encoding methionine ABC transporter ATP-binding protein: MDSKPVINIEGLTKIFSGKTNVVKALENVNLTINQGDIFGIIGMSGAGKSTLVRCINYLEKPTGGRVVIDGVDLAGLSEKELRKVRQSMGMIFQQFNLLMQRTAIENITFPLEVSGIDKKDAHKRAKELLELVDLADKAEAYPSQLSGGQKQRIAIARALATNPKVLLCDEATSALDPNTTKAILSLLKDINSRLGITIVIITHEMSVVEQICSHVAIIDKSGIAEQGKVSEVFAHPKTNAAQRLVFPNGNRNEKNIGSRCCRIVFDGSSSYEPVVATMILDCGAPVNIMFADMRDIDGKAYGQMVIQLPDDELISQKIIHYLKERNLAVEEVLDHVG, from the coding sequence ATGGACAGCAAGCCTGTAATTAACATAGAGGGATTAACAAAAATATTCTCAGGAAAAACAAATGTAGTAAAAGCTCTTGAAAATGTAAATCTTACAATCAACCAGGGGGACATTTTCGGAATAATCGGTATGAGCGGAGCAGGAAAGAGTACTCTGGTCAGGTGTATTAACTATCTTGAAAAGCCAACAGGAGGAAGGGTAGTAATAGACGGAGTAGATTTGGCAGGCCTTAGTGAAAAGGAATTGCGAAAAGTCCGCCAGTCCATGGGAATGATATTTCAGCAGTTTAATCTTCTCATGCAGCGTACTGCAATAGAGAACATAACATTTCCCCTTGAAGTATCAGGAATAGATAAAAAGGATGCCCATAAGCGTGCGAAGGAGCTACTGGAGCTGGTTGATTTGGCTGACAAGGCAGAAGCCTATCCTTCACAGCTGTCCGGAGGACAAAAGCAGAGGATTGCCATTGCCAGAGCTTTAGCCACAAATCCAAAAGTTTTGCTATGTGATGAGGCTACGTCTGCCCTTGACCCTAATACCACAAAAGCAATTCTTTCATTGCTGAAAGACATAAATAGCAGACTTGGAATTACCATCGTAATAATTACTCATGAAATGAGCGTAGTGGAACAGATATGTTCCCACGTTGCAATCATAGATAAAAGCGGGATTGCGGAGCAGGGGAAGGTGTCTGAAGTTTTTGCACACCCTAAGACAAATGCAGCTCAAAGATTGGTATTTCCAAATGGAAATAGAAATGAAAAAAATATCGGAAGCCGGTGTTGCAGGATAGTATTTGACGGTAGTTCCTCATATGAGCCTGTTGTTGCCACAATGATACTGGACTGCGGTGCACCTGTTAACATAATGTTTGCAGATATGCGTGATATAGATGGAAAAGCATACGGACAGATGGTTATACAACTTCCTGATGACGAATTGATATCTCAAAAGATAATTCATTACCTGAAAGAAAGAAATCTTGCGGTAGAGGAGGTTCTTGACCATGTGGGATAG